Within Quercus lobata isolate SW786 chromosome 5, ValleyOak3.0 Primary Assembly, whole genome shotgun sequence, the genomic segment cgaACTTCCTTAACAATTGCTTTTGTTAAAACTACTttcatcttcaaaaaaaattgttatctatatttgttttaaatattaattttagtttaatacatgggttttttttttttttttctactttgttCTATTTGagtgttattaaaaaaataaataaataaaaataagagtgaACAAATCTATTAAATTCTTTGGAGCTTTAATTTTAGATTCAATTTGTTCATGATGAATTGTTTTATATTCAAGCCAAaacatcaattggtttttagtttaatttgttGTGTTTAAATGATGCAATATCACCATTGGTTGATTTTGTGCATTCTGTAAATGGATCTACTCAAATTACTCTCCCAAAAGATATTAGTAATTTGTATTGCTTCTTCTccttcctctatttttttttttttttttctaatcaaatttaaaaatatagagTTGCAACTACCGGGTTTTTTGGATAATGATTTGTTTCATTTTCAAACATTGCAACGTGTAAGATGAGTTGCACATGGACCCAACAATATCAATGATACCAAAAGGCTAGGAAACCAAAGCACTTCAATTTGGGACAAATGAAAAATTTGCCActaaacccaaaataaatatatataaaaaaaagcttcattgcaaataaaaatgacaggaataaaattgaattttgaaagagattaTCACAGAGTGATTAGATTGATTGTTGGAGTAATTGACAGTAGTGATGAATTAGAGGCACGATGTTATATAAGTACTTAAAGGGCCCAGGTGAATGCAAAGGGGTAATATGAgatgtctaaaaaaaatttatatacctTCATCTACTACTGTTAATtgaattctaataaaaatttaattttgttctttagtTTGACTTATATACTGTTTTggattttgtaagaaaaaagaaggaaattttgttatttttttatttataaattctgggttttttttttttttttttttttttttttttagcaaatagATCAGGAAGATTAGGAAGAATAATTGTGATGTATCTGTTGCaactgtgtgtgtgtattgttgaGCTAGATTACCAACTACAAGCTAGAGATCCCGAAGTGTTTTGTTTCGATCTAGCAATATTGTTGAGCTAGATTACCAACTACAcgcatctttctttctttttttttcgttttttttttttttttaaatggcgTTTTCACGTGTAAACAATTCACAAGGTCACATATGgaagaaataatttttgtttttctatgatCTACGATCTAtcaattcatttatttaatgTTGTAggcatataatttttattggtcacaaaatatcatatttcgactcaaaattaagttaaaattcCCTAAATACTTTTCCGAAAAATCCACAATTGGCTATTTAGTATAAATATCATATGTTAGGTagctctcttaaaaaaaaaaaaaaaaaaaaaaaaaaatgtttctccGTCTCTATATGTACATACTATATAAATAATAGCCTCATTGTAACTTTTTATACAGATCACAATTAAATTAGATAAGTACTTcttagaaaattctttaaatctaactctttatttatttattattatttactaactatttctttttgagaatctaatatTTACTAATTAAATATGCATCGTTtccttctattaaaaaaaaaatcatgaattgTGTAAATTGGAATGCAGGACAATTCAATGAtatcattttaatttgaaagtAAAAGATTAAACAGTACTATAATAAGAATAAATCCACACAACTGGTGCAAATGAAAGTAATATATTACAGACAACCCAATACCATGATTCCCAATGCTTAACATATAAACAAACATGCTAAGTTCCAAAAAGTTTTGCTAACCAGATTATACACACCAACACAAATCCTGTGGAAATACGAGAATGTACATCAAACAAATGACGTTGATCTTGAAACTTGTGATAAGGCATCTTCAAAGTGATCATCTTCAATCTTGTCAGAACTCAAGCTTGGTTGGATGTAAGATCTGAAAACTTGTTCCATATGAGGAATTTCCTTTAAATCGCGGCAAGCAACTTCCAGAGCTGTGTCGCAGAAAGATCGGTAGAATTTCTTACTGCAGACATAGCCAAATATGAGGGACAGTATGATGGCTGGAAGTATGAGCGGTGCATAGATGAATTGCTTCACCCCAAAGTAACCTAACATAGTAAGTTGGTATATTATCAGAGCTGCTAGGATGCGTTTATGCATGTGTGGCCACATCCTTCCATAGCTTTCATAAGCTGGAACATAAACTTTCAGTGCCTGTCACATAaaacataagaaagaaaactaaattaacatgaaaaaaaagaggggggcaAATATTTGAGCATGCTAGAGCTCAGCAAAGAAGCttggtaaaacaaaaaaaaaaatatcagaaattcaaataaaataaatgaacttTACCTGATTTCTAAGAATTAACCAACCCAAACCAAAGTAAACCACACCAAATGGGATAATAATAGGAGCTATAACAGAGTAACAGAGGACAATTGTGACGATCAACATGTCACCAGGAAACCTAGTTCCATACCGAAGATCTCCTGGGTACCAAGCTTCCTTCACCTCAGCTTCAGTCTTACAAAGATACTTCCTCTTTAAATGGAATATAATTAGAGGAACTATTCTGGACAATTCAAGACCATAGCCAACAAAGAACCTGGGAAAcaaagaattaataaattaaatgaaaagtGACTGCATAAAAACAGATAGcaagcaaaaataaaagaccaaataatatattaaagaaaatcaGGAAAAAGCCGGATTTTGATACAAAGGGTGTATGGCACCAAGAGAAATGATATAGTTCCATTTATTTCCCATATCATTTGAGGGTGCACATCCACCCTATAGATTTGATTCACAAAAAATGTCATCACTCCAGATCATGACCAAAAGAACAGCATTCTCATCAACAGGaacctcctcttttttttttttttttttttgtttggggggggggggggggggggtgttgttgGGGTTTactgaataaaaaagaaaccacaaatatataaaaatgcaaaatcataATCTTACCTCAAAGCCACGAAGGTCAGGAAGAACGTGGCATTGAGTGGCAGGGCAGCCGCTAGTAAGTCAGGTAGAGAGTCGGGATCCTTCTTAATGGACTTGAAAGTACTGAACAATGCTCCACCCACTGTCACTCCAATGAAAACATTTAACactatgaaataaaaatatttcccTGAAGCAGCTCTTACTACATGACTCTCAGAGGGTATTCCCTCAGCTTTGGAGAGAGAATAAAGGAACTTCGGCagcaaagccaaaaaaataatgagTGCAAGCTGAGGGAGGTAAGCTTCCAAAACTGTCTTGATTGCATCCATATCCACAATTGGCTTTAAAAAAGGtagatattttttcaaatttttcagtGTTGTGAGAGCAGAAATAAATCCAATTGGAATCATGAAGAAAACTATCGTCAAGGCCACAACAATGTAGATGACATATTGTCGCACCTGCCTCTgaaaaaaactgattttaagATTAGTCCATATCATTTGACGAAATTCCGGAGCCTCTGTAACTGTCCATTTGTCAACCATTTGAGCATGTAGACTCTGAGCTGCAGAAGCTGCAGCCACCCTGCTTGAGAAGAAGACCAGAGCAGCATCTAGCTGCTTCTCTCTGAGAGTGTCTTTTTGTTCCGATTCCAGTTTTGGGGTTACTTCAGTAATCTTCTCATTATAGTACTCTATGCTATCAACTTTTTTACCAATCAGACCAAGGAAGCCAATTCTATTAGTGGGCCTTGCTCCTTCTGGTTTGCCAGTTTTTTTTGACTGCGCATATACTGCTTCAGCACGGGCAAGCTTCTTCTTGTACCCTTCTAATTCTTCCCAAAGTTTGTTCACCTAACAGAATCAATCAATGttataaatgcatatattaccaccaaaaatgtaaaaacacaCCATAAACCATTCAAATCAAATGAGATAATCATATCCAACCTATGGTATTTTTTCTAATTCATCTTGAATGCTCACACAATTCAGCTTCAAATGAGATATTGTCTTAAATTTGAACCTTCAAATATGATATATCCAtgtattataataataatttagtaTCATCAAAAGCTGAGAAATTATGATAAAGTAAATTTCTCAGACAAATATATCACTAGTGCATAGATATAAACAATTCTATGAGCACTGTGCAATATTTAACGGTCAAATTAatgcaacaaaaaaagaaagtaagtaTAAATAGCAACTCAATGCCTTACCACTTTGTTGTCTGTGACCACCATTGATCTGTAAAACGACTCGGGATAGATCCTTTTAAAGTATGAATCAACCTGTTCTTTTCTTGTTTGACCTTCAGGGACTGGAGGTATGTCTCTAACAAGAATGGCAAATTGTTCTGCTCTCACTTCAGGAGACATAAGAGCATCAGCTCTCAGTGCAGAGACATGCTTATAAGCCTTCCATAGCAGGAAATATGTGACAAATGAAACCCAATAAGTGGCTAACAGGAATGCCCACAAGCGAGAACTGTTCTCCTGTATTTACAAAGAAACACGAAAAACTGCATTCAGAAGAAATGAACAGGCATAGATTGCtaactaaacaaacaaaatagaaagCCATTAATAGCTTGGATTCATCAAGAAACGATATATTAGTTGAATAGCATGACACAGAAATCATATATTCAGCACCATCAGCTCTGTAAATTGTGCCCCTGAACATATTCATCTGATATGTATGAGATATTATTTGGTGGTTAAAATAATTTACCATGTGCACTTTGACAAGTCTAATAAATCTAAGCCATCCTGATCACTTACTAACCTAATGTGCTGagagaataaaagaaatagaattatCGATCCAGATTATGAATGGTAGTGTGGAATACCTTAACATTTCCCATGGCTAACTTGTCAAGGTCATTAAAAGTCCCATTGCTTGTGGTTGAGGCAATCTTTACACCATCGTCAGTGGCAGCAACTGGTAGAAGAACTGGCAGCAGCACTAAGCCAGATAAAACCAAGATTCCCAACACTGCAGATTAATTGAAAAAAGGAgaatataagaatttttttgcatttctccAGATTAATAGATTTAGTCCGTTtgaatacaacttatttttgttgaaactaaaaactgaaaacacggtagcaaaataattttttaacgtGTAAATAGTGCCGTGAacccgtgaacagtacatgaacagtaaattttgtcTCTGCACAGTGAATCTATGTGATTTTACTgttgggacaaaaaaaaaaaagggcagaAAATATGAACGTGGATCCGCAAACACGGATCCAAACGCTCACTAAGATATTTCTTATATAGGCCTTACACAGAATTAAGTCAATTAACTAGCTCTTGGGAacgttaaaaaagaaaaagttgtactCAGTACACAAAACTCCCACTTTTGCGGGGTTTGGGAGAGGTCATGGTAAGTATCcttatccacaattttttttttgagcgaCTGACTTCCAAACTCAAACCCACAACCTGTTGCTTGATAGAAGGGCACTTGCCATCATACCAAGATGAACTAGCATATccttaaaattatacaaattaaaagTCTAAACTCATCATTTCAACTCTTCAAGCAACTTCCAATAGGTAATCTTGCCAAATTGCTACAATTTCTCTTGAAACAGCCTTCCCTCTTCCATCATTGTATTTTCCCCCACTTTGATTACAAAACACTTGCATCAGTCTATCTCTGATAAATGTATTACAATCCGCAAAGCCTAACTTCTCTTCTAAGGACTTAATCAATGAGGATGCAAACCTTAACAGAAAGGTACTGAGGAGGCACAGCATTAGTCATGGAAAAACCAAAAACGAATATAGTCACACATAAACTGTCTAGACATGTCCACGTGGGTGATTACTGTGTGATTTGAATGGATGAGGCTCTGCCCATAGTGcctctcaaaaaagaaagattctATTAACCATTAATGAAATTCTTTTATCGTTTTCTCATTTGAAAAGATAATAATATAACCAAATACTATATGCTGTACCCAATATAAAAGATTCTTATTTCTGTGAAGTTTGGGAAAGGTGGTTGATAGGCAGCTTTACCCCTAATTTTAGAGAGACTGATTCTCGAACTCAAACCCACCACACATAGCTTGGGCAGTGGTATTTGCAATCACACCAAGTCCGAGCTCTAATATAACCAAATACTGAAGATTTTAAAATTACTTACAAAAAGTTGCATTGTACGATCTATTCTGTCATTCCAATTCCTCAAATAGCAATACAGATCCACAATATAGGTGTGAAACttgaaattaatttctttttctttttttcttttttgatcaGTAAAACTTGCAAATAATTTCAACAAACAAGCAACAATATTGTGGGCAACTATCAAAAGGTAAATCTTCTAATCCAATTTAAACATTAAATGTCTTTCCACATATGAGTACACTCTGACTTCTCCATAAGTGTCAATTGCAACAACATCCTTACTCAAAAaaaggtattaaaaaaataataaaaaatagaagtcACTTCCCACAAATAGCAATACAGATCCCCAATATTTGTGTGAAAATTgcaactgatttttttttttttttttttttgataagtaaaactTGCAAATAATTTCAACAGTCAAACAACCATATTGTGGGGAATTATCAAAGGGTTATATTTTGTAATCCACTTTAGAACATTAAATGTCTTTCCACATATGAGCGCACACTTGACTACTCCATAAATATCAATTGCAACAACATCCTTacttaaaaaaaggaaataaaaaataaataaaaaatcatttccCACAAGTATGACAACATCTAAAAGCCGCTCACTTTTTtcaaaaaggaggaaaaaaaattttgaattttcattaaataaaaataaaaaattgtttccaAGGAATGACATCCCAGAACTAGAATTACACCAACCCAATACAATTAtagtattcaaaaaaaaaaattttttttttaatccatgaAAAGCACAACAAGATCAGAACTTTACCAAAACTACAAGCAGAAAGTAACAGAGAaattgagagtgagagagagacagagacagagacaaaCCAGTGCTCAAGAACACAAAGTAGACAGCAGTGTCATATCCTGAGGCGGAGATAACGTCCTGTTCCGTTGAGGACATGGCCTCATGGATCCACGAAAACGGGTTCCGGGTCCTGGACCCGCCTTCATTGGGATCCAAACTCTTCAAGATCCGATTCGGGTAGTAAATCACGCTGTTCCCAGGCTTACTCGACAACCATGCGAACAACAACATCAATACTATGAATATCAAAAAGGATGTCCCTAAGGACGTCAAAAACGAACTAAAATCCATCTGGGTCTCTCTCTAACAAGCTCTTTTTTCTCTCAGTTTATGccagaactctctctctctctctctctcaaaagcgTGACTGAGTGAGTGACTGAAACTGTGAAAAGAAGGTATATTTAGGAGTGGAGGAGAATAAGCATATAGGAATGGAAATGGAAAGAGCGGGTTAATGGGatcattgaaagagagaaagcaAAAAGTAACCGTtaggagatgaagaaggaaaagatgtgATCATGAATGAAGATTGGTTGGTAGTTACGTTtttgacaaaaaagaaagcaaattatgcaattattttttggttgtttgaaaGAGAAAAGGTGTGTAATAAATATCTGGAGGAGTGATTAGCTGGTTGTGGGGTAAGACTTTATTTTGCTCTTTCAATGTTTCATTTCAAAGTTTTTGTGTTTCCGGTTTCATTCTTTTAATGCTCACTCACACACGCATTGgacacacaaagagagagagagagagtactgtGGAAATGGATTTGGATGATGGAGATTGATAATGTAGGGGGGGGACAGAGAGTTAAAAAGGGTGACAAGTTTTCCGTATATAATAAAATCCGAAAAAAAGGGGGACTTTAAAAGGACAAAATTTCTAACAATTGACGATAAGTCTCTTTTTATGGG encodes:
- the LOC115989580 gene encoding CSC1-like protein ERD4; the protein is MDFSSFLTSLGTSFLIFIVLMLLFAWLSSKPGNSVIYYPNRILKSLDPNEGGSRTRNPFSWIHEAMSSTEQDVISASGYDTAVYFVFLSTVLGILVLSGLVLLPVLLPVAATDDGVKIASTTSNGTFNDLDKLAMGNVKENSSRLWAFLLATYWVSFVTYFLLWKAYKHVSALRADALMSPEVRAEQFAILVRDIPPVPEGQTRKEQVDSYFKRIYPESFYRSMVVTDNKVVNKLWEELEGYKKKLARAEAVYAQSKKTGKPEGARPTNRIGFLGLIGKKVDSIEYYNEKITEVTPKLESEQKDTLREKQLDAALVFFSSRVAAASAAQSLHAQMVDKWTVTEAPEFRQMIWTNLKISFFQRQVRQYVIYIVVALTIVFFMIPIGFISALTTLKNLKKYLPFLKPIVDMDAIKTVLEAYLPQLALIIFLALLPKFLYSLSKAEGIPSESHVVRAASGKYFYFIVLNVFIGVTVGGALFSTFKSIKKDPDSLPDLLAAALPLNATFFLTFVALRFFVGYGLELSRIVPLIIFHLKRKYLCKTEAEVKEAWYPGDLRYGTRFPGDMLIVTIVLCYSVIAPIIIPFGVVYFGLGWLILRNQALKVYVPAYESYGRMWPHMHKRILAALIIYQLTMLGYFGVKQFIYAPLILPAIILSLIFGYVCSKKFYRSFCDTALEVACRDLKEIPHMEQVFRSYIQPSLSSDKIEDDHFEDALSQVSRSTSFV